The Triticum aestivum cultivar Chinese Spring chromosome 3A, IWGSC CS RefSeq v2.1, whole genome shotgun sequence genome includes a region encoding these proteins:
- the LOC123058453 gene encoding uncharacterized protein translates to MASKDHGGGAPRDDGSDDCGCGSWTIALLLYTSFWLVMMMYLPPMDSLPGIRELDGSPPCNEDKPITCSVELAGARGLEPALAPGATSPAFHLVVHVDNGHVYELCHGGSDVVVSYAGVPLARGRTPSFRLAAKDTGRWAVNVTGAGLGIPADLSRLMTAERRWGVAQLEIDMTLAWQSFTCDVLVDGQPGVSPCTLA, encoded by the coding sequence ATGGCATCCAAGGACCATGGAGGCGGCGCTCCTCGCGACGACGGATCTGACGATTGCGGCTGCGGGTCCTGGACGATAGCTCTGCTCCTGTACACGTCCTTCTGGCTGGTCATGATGATGTACCTGCCGCCGATGGATTCCTTGCCCGGGATTCGCGAGCTCGACGGCTCGCCGCCATGCAACGAGGACAAGCCGATCACGTGCTCCGTGGAGCTAGCCGGCGCCAGGGGGCTGGAGCCGGCGCTGGCTCCGGGCGCGACCTCGCCGGCCTTCCACCTCGTCGTGCACGTCGACAACGGCCACGTCTACGAGCTGTGCCATGGCGGCAGCGACGTCGTCGTCTCCTACGCGGGCGTACCCCTCGCGCGCGGGCGCACGCCGAGCTTCCGGCTGGCGGCGAAGGACACGGGGCGGTGGGCGGTGAACGTGACGGGCGCGGGGCTGGGGATCCCGGCAGATTTGTCTCGCCTCATGACGGCGGAGCGGAGATGGGGGGTGGCCCAGCTGGAGATCGACATGACCCTGGCCTGGCAGTCCTTCACGTGCGACGTTTTGGTCGACGGACAACCCGGCGTATCACCGTGCACGCTAGCTTAA